A genomic window from Diospyros lotus cultivar Yz01 chromosome 2, ASM1463336v1, whole genome shotgun sequence includes:
- the LOC127795670 gene encoding transcription factor DYT1, whose product MNNVKVVKLSNKLRQEDSTLFLSLSKQLYREKLLYYQIILNPQTKLIAASPSFSEEAEFMDPYMDQEANNNSGRRRQIDDDDDDEEEEEEEEEEEEEEAAGYRSKNLDAERRRRRRINDGLLELRALVPIITNMKKATIISDAIAYIEQLQTYVGDLSTQLLEMGAAFAEESKDGPMDAIDAAEETTMKWGIEPEVKVGKIEKNKVWIKLVCEKKRRGFSKLMEALSVAGYAFTDITLTTFQTAILVTASLTACHGGLVEAEQIRVLLQEIATSIQSSKE is encoded by the exons ATGAATAATGTCAAAGTTGTTAAGCTTTCTAACAAACTGCGACAAGAAGATtccactctctttctctctctctccaaacaACTATATCGTGAGAAACTGCTTTATTACCAAATCATTCTGAACCCACAAACCAAATTAATAGCAGCATCTCCTTCATTCTCAGAAGAAGCTGAATTCATGGATCCATACATGGATCAGGAAGCAAACAACAATAGTGGCAGGAGGAGGCAGATTGACGACGATGATGAtgacgaggaggaggaggaggaggaggaggaagaggaagaggaggaggctGCAGGCTACAGATCCAAGAACCTCGATGCAGAGAGACGCCGCCGCCGTAGAATCAACGACGGGCTTCTCGAGCTCCGGGCGTTGGTTCCGATCATCACAAAT ATGAAAAAAGCAACCATAATTAGCGATGCAATCGCGTACATTGAGCAGCTGCAGACGTACGTGGGAGATCTCAGCACCCAACTTCTTGAAATGGGGGCAGCTTTTGCAGAGGAATCGAAAGATGGGCCAATGGATGCCATTGATGCTGCGGAGGAGACAACGATGAAATGGGGGATAGAG CCAGAAGTTAAGGTGGGTAAGATCGAGAAGAATAAGGTTTGGATCAAACTAGTTTGTGAGAAGAAAAGGCGAGGATTCAGCAAGCTGATGGAAGCCCTCAGTGTTGCTGGCTATGCGTTCACTGATATCACTCTCACTACATTCCAAACGGCAATTCTTGTCACTGCCTCTTTGACG GCTTGCCATGGCGGACTGGTTGAGGCTGAGCAGATCAGAGTCTTACTGCAAGAGATTGCTACAAGTATACAGAGCAGCAAGGAATGA
- the LOC127795368 gene encoding calcium-binding protein KIC-like, which yields MAARKAVEFQDMLPAMARKLGGEGLIRELCNGFELLKDGDKRVITCESLRRNAGILGLEGFSDEELQGMIGEGDLDGDGALNVLEFCVLMFRLSPQLMTDARALLREAFPPDLA from the coding sequence ATGGCAGCCCGTAAGGCGGTGGAGTTTCAGGACATGCTGCCGGCGATGGCCCGGAAGCTGGGAGGGGAAGGCCTGATCAGGGAGCTTTGCAATGGGTTCGAGTTGTTGAAGGACGGAGACAAGAGAGTGATTACGTGCGAGAGCCTGAGAAGAAACGCCGGAATTCTTGGGCTGGAAGGTTTCAGCGACGAGGAGTTGCAGGGCATGATCGGAGAAGGAGATTTGGACGGCGATGGTGCTCTGAATGTGTTGGAGTTCTGCGTTTTGATGTTCAGATTGAGCCCTCAGTTAATGACCGACGCTCGGGCATTGTTGCGCGAAGCTTTTCCACCGGATCTTGCTTGA
- the LOC127796005 gene encoding U-box domain-containing protein 8 — MATQFPDDFKCPISLEIMSDPVILSSGHTFDRASIQRWLDSGHRTCPITKLPLSEPPSLIPNHALRSLISNYTHVSLPRPQPCPEPQSLISTITSPSSALESKLASLEQLTRLSKRDSGLRRRLSESGAVSAVLNCVGSDEPSLQEKALSLLLNLSLDDDNKVGLVAEGAIGRVVAALRSGGGCNSDARAVAATLLTSLAVVEVNKATIGSYPRAIRALVSLLRDGNAREKKEAATALFAICSFPDNRVRAVDCGAVPILIVIARSGLERAVEVLGLLAKCREGREEMVKFENCIQILVHVLRNGSSRGVQYALLTLNSLCSSSKALCLEVLSEGVFELCVGLLEDDNEKVRRNASSLIQVLRGKQMGG; from the coding sequence aTGGCGACCCAGTTTCCCGACGACTTCAAGTGCCCAATTTCGCTGGAGATAATGTCCGACCCCGTTATACTCTCCTCGGGTCACACCTTCGATCGGGCGTCAATCCAGCGGTGGCTGGATTCCGGCCACCGGACTTGCCCAATTACGAAACTGCCCCTCTCCGAGCCCCCCTCTCTCATCCCCAACCACGCCCTCCGGAGCCTGATTTCCAATTATACCCACGTCTCCCTCCCCAGACCACAGCCCTGCCCGGAGCCCCAATCCCTAATCTCCACTATCACCTCTCCGTCCTCGGCTTTGGAATCCAAGCTGGCCTCGCTGGAGCAGCTGACTCGGCTATCGAAGCGCGACTCGGGTCTCCGCCGACGGCTGAGCGAGTCGGGGGCCGTGTCGGCCGTGCTCAACTGTGTCGGGTCCGACGAGCCGAGCCTCCAAGAGAAGGCGCTGAGCTTGCTGCTGAACTTGAGCCTGGACGACGATAACAAGGTGGGCTTGGTGGCAGAAGGGGCGATAGGCCGCGTCGTCGCCGCCCTGAGAAGCGGCGGCGGATGCAACTCCGACGCTCGGGCCGTGGCGGCGACTCTGCTGACGAGCTTGGCGGTCGTGGAGGTGAACAAAGCCACGATCGGGTCGTACCCGCGCGCGATTCGGGCCCTGGTTTCGCTCCTACGCGATGGAAACGCACGGGAGAAGAAAGAGGCCGCCACGGCGCTGTTCGCTATATGCTCATTTCCGGACAATCGGGTCAGGGCCGTGGATTGCGGGGCAGTGCCCATTCTGATTGTCATCGCCAGGTCGGGGCTCGAACGGGCCGTTGAAGTACTGGGTTTGTTGGCAAAATGCAGGGAAGGTAGAGAAGAGATGGTAAAATTCGAAAATTGCATACAAATCTTGGTTCACGTTTTGAGAAATGGTAGCTCAAGAGGCGTTCAATATGCCCTTTTGACGCTAAATTCGCTGTGTAGTTCCAGCAAAGCTTTGTGTTTGGAGGTTTTGAGTGAAGGGGTTTTTGAGCTTTGTGTTGGGTTGTTGGAAGATGACAATGAAAAGGTTAGGAGAAATGCTTCGAGTTTAATTCAAGTTCTACGGGGGAAGCAAATGGGGGGTTGA